CAGCGGGTCGCTGCCCGTGCTCGGCACGCCTCGCCTGCTCGCCTGGTGCGAGGCGGCCACCTGCGCGGCGCTCGAGCCGGCGCTGACGCCGGGGTCCACCAGCGTCGGCACCCGGGTCGAGCTGGAGCACCTCTCCCCCAGCCCGGTCGGTCAGGAGGTGGAGGTCACGGCCACCACGACGTACACCGACGGGCGGCTGCACCGCCTCTCGGTGGCGGCCCGGCACGTCACGGACGGGCGGGCGGGGGCGGTCGTGGGCACCGGCGAGGTGACCCGCGTCGTGGTCGACGCGACCCGATTCCTGGCCCGGATTTCTCCGGCTGGGTGACCTTTGAGAGACTGACCCTTGGCCCTTCGCTGTTCGCAGGGTCGACCCGACCGCAGGAGGACACCATGGGCAAGACCGGCCGCAAGCGCCGCGCTCGCAAGAAGAAGGGCGCGAACCACGGCAAGCGCCCCAACGCCTGAGCGCTTTCTAGCACTGAACCCCCGCGCCGTTCCGGCCCGGGGGTTCGCTGCTTCCTGCGCTGGTCCGCGCCGGGTTGAGGTCAGCCCTCGGTGATCCGGACCTGGACCTCGCGGATCTGCATCAGCACCCGCTCGCGCAGCGCGGACGGCGCCTGCTCCTGGCAGGACCGGGCCACCACGGTCTTCACCGTGCGCTGCAGGTCGAAGCGGCTCAGGCAGGGCCCGCACTCGTCGAGGTGCCGCTGCACCGCGGCGCAGTCCGCGTCGTCGAGCTCGTTGTC
The window above is part of the Nocardioides campestrisoli genome. Proteins encoded here:
- a CDS encoding thioesterase family protein, which encodes MTDRQPDAQPETPGSATLRFTVSETDTALAVGSGSLPVLGTPRLLAWCEAATCAALEPALTPGSTSVGTRVELEHLSPSPVGQEVEVTATTTYTDGRLHRLSVAARHVTDGRAGAVVGTGEVTRVVVDATRFLARISPAG
- a CDS encoding 50S ribosomal protein bL37, with translation MGKTGRKRRARKKKGANHGKRPNA
- the rsrA gene encoding mycothiol system anti-sigma-R factor; its protein translation is MSHEHGEDCADYLERIVYFLDNELDDADCAAVQRHLDECGPCLSRFDLQRTVKTVVARSCQEQAPSALRERVLMQIREVQVRITEG